Genomic DNA from Niabella ginsenosidivorans:
AAGGACGGCTCGCACAATGGGTTCCGGAAGGAGTCTCTTTTTCCGGTGTGTAAAACACGAACCGGGATATTTGATATTGCCTGAAAATCTTTACTTCACGCGTTTCTTCAGATCTTCTACTTTAATAGACATCTGGCGCCCTATTTCCTTTTTGCCCCTGTAAGTAATCACTCTAAGCAATTGGGCATCTTTCGGAATCAGCAGCGGCGCTTTATATTTCGGATAAAAGCGATCCGGTGCGGAATTGTCAAAGCTGGTGTAAATATCCAGACCTTCAATTTCAGGCGTAAGCGTTACATAATAGTCAGTTCCCTTTTTGGCTACAGAAACAACAGGATCATAAATAGCAGGAGAATATTTGATCTCGGCTTCATCAAAGCGCTTAAAGAACTGCTCCGTTTTACTTACAAAATTATTCCAGTTCTTTTTGTTCGCCGGGCTCCACACAGATTCTGCAATGGCCAGGCCACGCGGCCATGTCATGTATTCCGCCTGTCGCATGTTATATACATTCTCCGTCCACAGGTTGGCCTGCCCGCCTAAAACATATTCGGCATTGGCGCCCTGAGGCACGGGATTGAACTCATAAGCTTTAGATAGGCGCAATGTAGCATAAATAGGCACTTCCGTACTTACATCGCCCTGCATATAGTCAATATAGGCATATTGGGTAGGGCTCATCACTACATAGTGTTTGGACTGGGAAGCTTCAATACCATATTTTTCACCACGCCAGCTCATCAATGCCGCAGTTGGAGAAATGCCTCCTTCAAGGATCTCATCCCAGCCCATCAGTTTCTTGCCTTTTGAATTAACAATTTTCTCCAGCCGTTTTTCAAAATAAGCCTGTACCTGAGGCATGGTCTTTAAATTTTCCTTTTTCATCAGCGCCTGCACCTGGGAGCTTTTCTCCCAGAAATTATGCGGCGCTTCATCGCCTCCTACATGAATATACGGGAAGGGAAATAATTGTGCCACTTCGGTAATGACTTTATCCATAAAACCATACACTTTTTCGTTGGCAGGGCAAAGTGTATTATCAATTAATGCAATGGGTGGTGCGCCGTGCGACCAGTCCATAATGGGCTGCCCATAACGTACCTGGTATTGATCGGCGCCTTCTGTGCAGGATAGCTCAGGGTAAGACGCTATTGCAGCCAGGCTGTGGCCCGGCACATCAATTTCCGGCAGGATATTTATAAAGCGCTCTTTTGCATATTGCACCAGCTCTTTAATGTCCTCATGCGTATAATAGCCCCCGTACGATTTTTTTTCATCAGGCTCAGCAGGAGAAAACGTATTGAACAGACCGGTACGGTTAATACGCCATGCGCCCACTTCTGTCAGTTTGGGCAGGCTTTTTATCTGCAGTCGCCAGCCCTCATCATCGGTTAAGTGAAAATGAAAAATATTGTACTTAAAGCGGGACATGTTGTCAATATATTTTTTTACTTCATCCACTGTAAAGAAGTGGCGGGACACATCCAGCATCAGTCCTCTCCAGCCCACTCTCGGGTAATCTGTAATTTCAGCAACAGGCACTTTCCAGACAACGCCGTTCACCGGTTCCATACTTTCAATTTCCGGTGGCAACAACTGTAAAAAGGTTTGCGCACCATAAAACAACCCGGCAGGTTTGTTGGCAGCGATCACTATTTTATCCGGTGTTACAGAAAGCGTATAACCTTCATCTCCGATACGGGCATTGGGGCTTTTATTAAGCACTAAGTTAATGGTAGCACTGCGGCTTCCTTTTTGTTCCTGAACAGTGGAACCGGTACGACTCAATTTTTGCTTTAACAAGCCGGTGGTATAGCCCAGATCAGCTTTTTCAGGAATGCCAATCGTTACCTGCTGAGGCAGTGTAAACGTACCGGAACCGGCAATGAGTGAAACCGGTTCGGGGATAATGGCGATCTTTTCCTGTGCAACGGCTACAAGCAGTGTAAAAGCCAACAGCAAAGTGAATGAAAACTTTTTCATATTATTTTGTTTTACCAATAGAAAGCCCTGCAGGGCTATATTTTTTTTACCTTAGGCGCTACTGTTATTACCCGGCTCATTTTTCCAGCAGGGCATTGAATCCGGCCGATGCCGTATCAGCAACGGCCCCGTCTTTCCCGGAATAAATAAAATAGCCTTCCAGCCCCGGGTGCTTTTTTAAAAAAGCAAAAGCCTCATTGACAGACATGCCCATAAACACATTATCATAGGCATCCGCTGTAATGCCGTCCTTTGCCAGCACCGTAGCGCTGATCATTTCATTCCGGATCGAATAGCCTGTACGCGGATCCATCAGGTGTGATATTTTTTTGCTACCGCTTTTATATGCGTTGCGGTATTTGCCGGAAGTGGTTACGGCCCCCTCTTTCACGCGGATCCTTTTTATTAATACCGGGTTACTGTCATCAACAGTTTCAGATGGGCGTTCAATGCCTATTTTCATGAGCTCCCCGGAAGGCTGTTTGCTCCCTTTTACCCGGATCTCGCCACCCACTTCCACCAGGTAATTCCGGATTCCCTTTGACTCAAAGAAACCGGCGATCACATCCACAGTATAGCCCTGTGCAATACCATTTACGTCGATCGTCGTCCGGTAATCTTTTTTTATAAGGCTGTCTTCTTTAAAATAAATTTTCCGGTACCCCACATAAGATAGTACTTCTCTGATCTGCCGCGCAGTGGGCTCCGCTTTTGTCTTTCCTTCCGGGCCAAAACCCCAGAGCTTTACCAGGGGCATGACCGTTATATCAAAGATCCCGCCGGAAGCCCTAGATACTTCCAGCGCTTTGGCAACAACCTTCTTAAGGTGCCGGTCGGCGATAATGCCTCTTTTACACTGATTAAACCTTGTAATTAAAGAATAAGGTTTGTATACAGACAGTGAACTGTCAATGGAATGGAAGATGCTATCCGCCTGCGACCGCCTTAGTACGCTGTCCTCTGCGTAATAAGTAATATGATAGGTAGTACCCTGAGCGAACCCGTTTACATGATATGGTTTGAGCTCATTGGATTTTCTGAAAAAAGAAAATACAAGGACAACCGTTAAAAACCCTGACAAGCGCCATCCCCATTTTAATACCTGAGCCATAAACGTCAAAGATAGGTAATACCGGTTCTAAAAATCAGCGCCCCGGAATAATATTTTAATTGCCTGCAATATGAATAATTCCTATGTAACAATTAAAACGTTGGGCATAATGATGCTCAATTCCCGCTATTCATGCCTGCCAGGCTTTGAGAAGCTTCCGGCATCTGAACAACGTCCTTAAACGAAGGCTCTAACCATTTAACCACATGTTCGTAGCATGGGAAAACAGTGACCGGAGTCACCGGAGAGGTGCTCAAATAATAATTACGGAGCAGAAAAATTTATCTGCTTTATTATTGACAAGTATTATGCCTTCTCCTCTGACATTTCTAATATTAGGGCCCATTCTTCCGGTTTCACTGTTTGCACAGACAGCCTGCCTAAACGCACCAGATCCATTTCCTTTAATGCCGGCACCTCTTTTATGGCTGCAAGTGGTACTGTTTTTTTCAGTTTTTTATAAGGAGCCACTTCAACAGCTACCCAGCGCTCGTCTGTGGTGGTAGGATCCTGGAAAGCTTCTTTGGTGATCTTTGCAATACCTACGATCTCCATTCCTTCATTGCTATGATAAAAAAAAGCCAGGTCTCCTTTTTTCATTGCACGCAGGTTCAGGCGGGCTGCATAATTACGAACACCATCCCAAACTGTTTTCTTATCCTTTACCAGCTGGTCGTAGCTGTATTTAAAAGGTTCTGATTTTATAAGCCAGTATGACATGTGATTTTTTTAAAATTGAAAAAACTAAAATTCTTTTACTGCACTTCAAAAATAGTCTGATAAAAATTGTTAAGCGCCGAAACCGGTTCCAGTTTCCTGTAAAAACATTCCTGGAAGAGTTTTACGGCATAGAACTCATGATTGGGTACATTAAATTCATCCAGGATGATCAGGTCCCCTCTTTTCAGATAAGGGTACAGTTGGGACAGCACAAAGAGCGTTGAAGAGAACAGGTCCGCATCCAGCAGGATCACCTTTATCCCTTCCCTGCGCATCAGGGTTCTGTTTTGTTCAATTGCATCAGCAAGCGTATCCTGGAATATTCCTTTGAAAAAGCGATACCGGGTGTCAACATATGCCTTCTCTGTATGTGCCATTGCGCCCTTTTTATAGAAAGGCCCCCAATTTTCCGGTAACCCCTCAAAGGTATCAAACCCCCAAAATGTGGTTTCGGGGTGTTGTGCATGTTGCAGCCACCACTCAAAGGATACACCGGAAGCTACTCCAAACTCCATGTATAAAAATGCCTGATCCCGTAACTGATAGCGGTTTAAAATATATTCAAATCCATTGATCCGTTTTTCATAATTACGGCCCCATGTAAAATAATCAGTATTGGCCGGCAGCCTTTTATTCCGGTGTATCCAATGAGTTAATAAACCGAGGTTATAGAGGAAAAGCAATACCTTTCTGAAAGGATAAAACAAATACCCTACCCCGCTAACCAAAATAAGATCCTTTACAAAGCGATTCAATTTTGCAAACATTCAGCATCATTATTATGTCAAAAGATTAAAAATCAAATATAAACCATTTTAATAAACAGGGATTTGAATATAATTAACAGGGTTCACCCGGAATAGTCCTATTTTTAAAGAAACAAATAAGCACAGCTGTGGATCAGATAAGTATTTGGGAGCAGGACACTTATTATGGGTTGCAGGATATCATTATTATTGGCGCAGGTTTTACCGGCTTGTGGACGGCT
This window encodes:
- a CDS encoding beta-N-acetylhexosaminidase → MKKFSFTLLLAFTLLVAVAQEKIAIIPEPVSLIAGSGTFTLPQQVTIGIPEKADLGYTTGLLKQKLSRTGSTVQEQKGSRSATINLVLNKSPNARIGDEGYTLSVTPDKIVIAANKPAGLFYGAQTFLQLLPPEIESMEPVNGVVWKVPVAEITDYPRVGWRGLMLDVSRHFFTVDEVKKYIDNMSRFKYNIFHFHLTDDEGWRLQIKSLPKLTEVGAWRINRTGLFNTFSPAEPDEKKSYGGYYTHEDIKELVQYAKERFINILPEIDVPGHSLAAIASYPELSCTEGADQYQVRYGQPIMDWSHGAPPIALIDNTLCPANEKVYGFMDKVITEVAQLFPFPYIHVGGDEAPHNFWEKSSQVQALMKKENLKTMPQVQAYFEKRLEKIVNSKGKKLMGWDEILEGGISPTAALMSWRGEKYGIEASQSKHYVVMSPTQYAYIDYMQGDVSTEVPIYATLRLSKAYEFNPVPQGANAEYVLGGQANLWTENVYNMRQAEYMTWPRGLAIAESVWSPANKKNWNNFVSKTEQFFKRFDEAEIKYSPAIYDPVVSVAKKGTDYYVTLTPEIEGLDIYTSFDNSAPDRFYPKYKAPLLIPKDAQLLRVITYRGKKEIGRQMSIKVEDLKKRVK
- a CDS encoding FAD:protein FMN transferase — encoded protein: MAQVLKWGWRLSGFLTVVLVFSFFRKSNELKPYHVNGFAQGTTYHITYYAEDSVLRRSQADSIFHSIDSSLSVYKPYSLITRFNQCKRGIIADRHLKKVVAKALEVSRASGGIFDITVMPLVKLWGFGPEGKTKAEPTARQIREVLSYVGYRKIYFKEDSLIKKDYRTTIDVNGIAQGYTVDVIAGFFESKGIRNYLVEVGGEIRVKGSKQPSGELMKIGIERPSETVDDSNPVLIKRIRVKEGAVTTSGKYRNAYKSGSKKISHLMDPRTGYSIRNEMISATVLAKDGITADAYDNVFMGMSVNEAFAFLKKHPGLEGYFIYSGKDGAVADTASAGFNALLEK
- a CDS encoding TylF/MycF/NovP-related O-methyltransferase; the encoded protein is MFAKLNRFVKDLILVSGVGYLFYPFRKVLLFLYNLGLLTHWIHRNKRLPANTDYFTWGRNYEKRINGFEYILNRYQLRDQAFLYMEFGVASGVSFEWWLQHAQHPETTFWGFDTFEGLPENWGPFYKKGAMAHTEKAYVDTRYRFFKGIFQDTLADAIEQNRTLMRREGIKVILLDADLFSSTLFVLSQLYPYLKRGDLIILDEFNVPNHEFYAVKLFQECFYRKLEPVSALNNFYQTIFEVQ
- a CDS encoding EVE domain-containing protein, giving the protein MSYWLIKSEPFKYSYDQLVKDKKTVWDGVRNYAARLNLRAMKKGDLAFFYHSNEGMEIVGIAKITKEAFQDPTTTDERWVAVEVAPYKKLKKTVPLAAIKEVPALKEMDLVRLGRLSVQTVKPEEWALILEMSEEKA